One segment of Gemmatimonadota bacterium DNA contains the following:
- a CDS encoding phytanoyl-CoA dioxygenase family protein — MSTSQPLNAQQIAYFKLNGYLVLKNVFDEQTLEAWRRQIWRALDGCLEDPATWPRETSGLDGYEYDPPESALVHHPCMMSIIDQLSGGHFVAGDGIPIIRWPEPERTFEIPKTGHIDAYGGRWLPFMIGATTYLYDVEPGGGALIYWPGSHHAAHRYFLEHPSHVDGSFLEIEGFSWDVFCDNPATGGREFTAKAGDVVLWHSYLTHNGSENTSHSPRFALFARWNHEKHLDQAFRYEIPEDLWKYWAV; from the coding sequence ATGTCCACTTCACAGCCCCTGAACGCCCAGCAGATCGCCTACTTCAAGCTGAACGGCTACCTGGTGCTGAAGAACGTCTTCGACGAGCAGACCCTGGAGGCATGGCGGCGGCAGATCTGGCGGGCGCTCGATGGCTGCCTGGAGGACCCCGCGACCTGGCCCCGGGAGACAAGCGGTCTCGACGGATACGAATACGATCCGCCCGAGTCGGCCCTCGTGCACCATCCCTGCATGATGTCGATCATCGACCAGCTCAGCGGGGGACACTTCGTCGCGGGCGATGGCATACCGATCATACGCTGGCCCGAACCGGAGCGGACGTTCGAAATCCCCAAAACAGGCCATATCGACGCCTACGGCGGTCGCTGGCTGCCCTTCATGATCGGCGCGACGACTTATCTATACGACGTGGAACCCGGCGGCGGCGCCCTCATCTACTGGCCGGGAAGCCACCACGCCGCCCACAGGTACTTCCTGGAGCATCCCTCGCATGTGGACGGGAGTTTCCTGGAGATCGAGGGATTCTCCTGGGATGTGTTCTGCGACAACCCGGCCACCGGCGGCCGGGAATTCACCGCGAAGGCCGGCGACGTGGTGCTCTGGCACTCCTACCTGACGCACAATGGATCGGAGAACACCAGCCATTCGCCGCGTTTCGCCCTGTTCGCCCGCTGGAACCACGAGAAACACCTGGACCAGGCCTTCCGGTACGAGATTCCCGAAGACCTGTGGAAGTACTGGGCGGTGTGA
- a CDS encoding AAA family ATPase: protein MDLRKLILEDVRCFGGRQEFDIRPITFLVGENSTGKSTALGCFQIIHDFIFSNEIGLNFNVEPYSMGSFTDIVRRSRPGKTHFRIGVGFQSESSQSDLEYMLVLSAKNRGSEPTIQEQNVRMSKGEVTFIERSAGDGVDGMQSEYLKGFEITDPPSKEGFQKTTVVSGRYHLDKTVLDLLLPINRYRHLTAKWRPESMHVLVNLGEKPPGPFGGDWNKLFGKDHLLPSEAYSFAPIRTNPLRTYDPLREDMDPAGSDIPMVIRNMFITERDRWEKLKGNLVAFGKSSGLFSDVNVRVLGNSSGDPFQIQIKVNGPKVNMKDVGHGVSQILPILVRILDSPRNMVFLMQQPEVHLHPKAQSELSSILVEAVKQKKHRFVIETHSDHLVNRARIEIMKGTIDPQDVSLIYLEPVGNRVSVHNIQFDKLANLLNVPQGYRDFFIDESDKLLGLSK from the coding sequence ATGGATCTACGCAAACTAATCTTGGAAGACGTGAGATGTTTCGGCGGACGTCAAGAATTCGACATCCGGCCAATTACGTTTTTAGTTGGTGAGAATAGCACTGGTAAGTCCACTGCGCTTGGCTGTTTTCAAATTATCCATGATTTCATTTTTAGTAATGAAATTGGATTGAATTTCAACGTGGAACCATATTCGATGGGTTCGTTTACGGACATCGTTAGGAGGTCTAGACCCGGTAAGACTCATTTTCGGATCGGCGTCGGATTTCAATCAGAATCATCACAAAGCGATCTGGAGTACATGCTGGTACTTTCAGCTAAAAACCGTGGATCCGAGCCAACCATACAAGAGCAGAACGTCCGTATGTCGAAAGGTGAGGTTACGTTTATCGAAAGATCAGCTGGAGATGGTGTAGATGGCATGCAATCAGAGTACTTAAAAGGATTTGAAATAACTGATCCTCCATCTAAGGAAGGTTTTCAGAAAACTACTGTTGTATCTGGAAGGTACCACTTGGACAAAACAGTCTTGGATTTACTGTTACCGATCAATAGATACCGACATTTGACGGCCAAGTGGCGTCCAGAGTCCATGCACGTCTTGGTTAATCTCGGCGAAAAACCTCCCGGACCCTTCGGCGGAGATTGGAATAAGTTGTTTGGGAAAGATCACTTGCTTCCATCTGAAGCATATAGTTTTGCTCCGATAAGAACTAATCCATTACGTACCTACGATCCATTAAGGGAAGATATGGATCCTGCCGGCAGCGACATCCCCATGGTTATCAGGAACATGTTTATAACCGAAAGAGACAGATGGGAAAAACTCAAAGGAAACCTTGTCGCATTCGGCAAATCATCAGGATTGTTTTCTGATGTCAATGTGAGAGTACTTGGCAATTCCTCAGGTGACCCGTTTCAAATACAGATTAAGGTAAATGGCCCCAAAGTGAATATGAAAGATGTAGGACATGGAGTGAGCCAGATTCTTCCAATACTTGTACGTATACTCGACAGTCCTCGGAACATGGTTTTCCTGATGCAGCAACCTGAGGTCCATCTGCATCCTAAGGCACAGTCAGAGTTGTCGTCTATTCTCGTTGAAGCAGTAAAGCAAAAGAAACATAGATTCGTCATAGAAACACATAGCGATCACCTGGTAAATCGGGCGCGAATCGAAATCATGAAAGGAACAATCGATCCACAGGATGTTTCGCTGATATACCTTGAACCTGTTGGTAACCGGGTCAGTGTCCATAACATTCAGTTTGATAAACTGGCGAATCTGTTGAATGTTCCTCAAGGATATAGGGATTTTTTCATCGATGAATCGGATAAGCTACTCGGTTTATCCAAGTGA